One window from the genome of Gloeomargarita sp. SRBZ-1_bins_9 encodes:
- a CDS encoding HAD family hydrolase, with translation MPTLIINGLRLPAVQAVVWDKDGTLADTLDYWRQVGEKRLQYLEKQVPGVAARLRVAFGYRNGGLEPGGLLATGSRYENEIAAAAYVAEQGWDWQSALHLARETFRQVEQVCPGVHTIPLRPGAREVLTQLAQAGYRQAILSADISPNVQGFVAHNQLQDLLHYYTGIDLPPTKPDPQALLHTCQILGVEPGQTVMVGDSPVDLEMAKRAGCAAAIAVTWGFHRAEKLAPLADALLSDWSQVRVLG, from the coding sequence ATGCCCACGCTCATCATCAACGGGTTACGTTTGCCGGCTGTCCAGGCGGTGGTCTGGGACAAGGACGGGACCCTGGCCGATACGCTGGACTACTGGCGGCAGGTGGGGGAAAAACGCTTGCAGTACCTAGAAAAGCAGGTGCCGGGGGTGGCGGCGCGCTTGCGGGTGGCCTTTGGCTATAGGAATGGGGGACTGGAACCGGGGGGATTGCTGGCCACCGGCAGCCGCTATGAAAACGAAATTGCTGCTGCGGCCTATGTGGCGGAACAGGGCTGGGACTGGCAGAGCGCCTTGCACCTGGCACGGGAGACATTTCGGCAGGTGGAACAGGTCTGTCCCGGCGTCCACACCATTCCCTTGCGCCCGGGCGCCCGTGAGGTTTTGACCCAACTGGCCCAAGCGGGCTACCGGCAGGCCATTCTCTCGGCGGATATTTCCCCTAACGTGCAGGGATTTGTGGCCCACAACCAGCTCCAAGACCTACTGCACTACTACACGGGTATTGACCTGCCCCCCACCAAACCTGACCCCCAGGCCCTCCTGCACACCTGCCAAATCCTCGGGGTGGAACCTGGGCAAACGGTGATGGTCGGCGACTCGCCGGTGGATTTGGAAATGGCCAAACGGGCGGGCTGCGCTGCGGCGATTGCCGTCACCTGGGGCTTTCACCGGGCAGAAAAACTGGCGCCCCTAGCCGATGCCCTCCTCAGCGATTGGTCCCAGGTGCGAGTCCTAGGGTGA
- the lepB gene encoding signal peptidase I: protein MTKVDKKQALPSSKTTDENSLVEWAKTIGVSLLLAFGIRTFVAEARYIPSESMMPTLQVNDRLIIDKVTYEFRDPQRGEIVVFQPTPVLREQGFRDAFIKRIIGLPGEQVQVKGGVVYINGQPLAEPYVAAPANYEYGPVTVPPGHYLVLGDNRNHSFDSHFWGFVPRRNIIGRAAVRFWPPHRIGSIPSP, encoded by the coding sequence ATGACCAAGGTGGATAAAAAACAAGCCCTCCCCTCCTCCAAAACGACAGATGAAAATAGCCTGGTGGAGTGGGCCAAAACGATTGGTGTGAGTTTACTCCTGGCCTTTGGCATTCGCACCTTTGTCGCCGAGGCCCGCTATATTCCCTCGGAGTCCATGATGCCCACCCTCCAGGTAAACGACCGGCTGATCATTGACAAGGTCACCTATGAATTTCGCGACCCCCAGCGGGGAGAAATTGTGGTGTTTCAACCGACGCCGGTGTTGCGGGAGCAGGGGTTTCGGGATGCGTTTATCAAGCGCATTATCGGGTTGCCGGGGGAGCAGGTGCAGGTGAAAGGGGGGGTGGTGTACATCAACGGCCAGCCCCTGGCGGAACCCTATGTGGCAGCGCCGGCGAATTATGAATACGGGCCGGTGACGGTGCCCCCCGGTCATTACCTGGTGCTGGGGGATAACCGCAACCACAGTTTTGATAGCCACTTTTGGGGATTTGTCCCCCGGCGCAACATCATCGGGCGGGCGGCGGTGCGCTTCTGGCCTCCCCACCGCATCGGCAGCATTCCTTCACCCTAG
- a CDS encoding DUF1957 domain-containing protein, whose product MAIGYLALVLHAHLPFVRHPESDYVLEEEWLYEAITETYIPLIRMFEGLQRDGIDFKMTLSLTPPLVQMLRDPLLQERYDQYLAKLEELAELEIEHNQHNGHIKYLAEHYAREFNLIRQTWEDYGGDLVAAFKQFQDTNNLDIITSGATHGYLPLMQMYPQAVWAQLQVAVEHYQEHFGCMPRGIWIPECAYYEGLERLLADVGIRYFICDGHGLLYARPRPRYGTYAPVFTETGVAVFARDHETSQQVWSSEVGYPGDPVYREFYKDIGWEADYEYIKPYIMPNGQRKNVGIKYHRITHRNGSLSDKALYDPYWAREKAAEHAGNFMYNRTQQIGYLAELMQRPPIVTAPYDAELFGHWWYEGPWFLDYLFRKSYYDQDVYEMTHLSDYLRAHPTQQVCRPAQSSWGYKGFHEYWLNETNSWIYPHLHKATERMIELSRREPRDQWEWRALNQAARELLLAQSSDWAFIMRTGTMVPYAVKRTRSHLQRFNRLYEEIKAGKIDREWLVKLEQMDNIFPHINYRVYRPLD is encoded by the coding sequence ATGGCGATTGGTTACCTGGCCCTGGTGCTGCACGCTCACTTGCCCTTTGTGCGTCACCCGGAATCCGACTATGTGCTGGAGGAGGAGTGGCTCTACGAGGCGATCACGGAGACCTACATCCCCTTGATTCGCATGTTCGAGGGACTCCAGCGGGACGGAATTGACTTCAAAATGACCCTGAGCCTGACGCCGCCCCTGGTGCAGATGCTGCGGGACCCCCTGTTGCAGGAGCGCTACGACCAATACCTGGCCAAGTTGGAGGAGCTGGCGGAGCTGGAGATCGAACACAACCAGCACAACGGCCACATCAAGTACCTGGCGGAACATTACGCCCGGGAGTTCAATCTCATCCGCCAAACCTGGGAGGACTACGGCGGCGACCTGGTGGCGGCCTTCAAGCAATTCCAGGACACTAACAACCTAGACATCATCACCTCGGGGGCTACCCACGGTTACTTACCCCTGATGCAGATGTATCCCCAGGCGGTGTGGGCGCAACTCCAGGTGGCCGTGGAGCATTACCAAGAACATTTCGGTTGTATGCCCCGGGGGATATGGATTCCCGAATGCGCCTACTACGAGGGCCTGGAACGTCTGCTGGCGGATGTGGGGATTCGCTATTTCATCTGCGATGGGCATGGGTTGCTCTACGCTCGGCCCCGCCCCCGCTACGGCACCTACGCCCCCGTCTTTACAGAAACCGGCGTGGCGGTTTTCGCCCGGGATCACGAGACATCCCAGCAGGTGTGGTCTTCGGAGGTGGGGTATCCCGGCGACCCGGTGTATCGCGAATTTTATAAGGACATTGGCTGGGAGGCGGACTACGAGTACATCAAGCCCTACATCATGCCCAACGGCCAGCGTAAGAACGTGGGGATCAAATACCACCGCATCACCCACCGCAACGGCAGCCTGAGCGACAAAGCCCTATATGACCCCTACTGGGCCAGGGAAAAGGCCGCTGAACACGCCGGTAACTTCATGTACAACCGCACCCAACAAATTGGTTACTTAGCCGAGCTGATGCAGCGACCGCCGATTGTCACCGCCCCCTACGACGCGGAGTTGTTTGGCCACTGGTGGTACGAAGGCCCCTGGTTTTTGGACTACCTGTTCCGCAAGTCCTACTACGACCAGGACGTGTACGAAATGACCCACCTGAGCGACTACCTGCGGGCGCATCCCACGCAACAGGTCTGTCGGCCGGCCCAATCCAGTTGGGGCTATAAGGGATTTCATGAGTACTGGCTCAACGAAACTAACAGTTGGATTTACCCCCACCTACACAAGGCCACCGAGCGGATGATTGAACTGAGCCGCCGCGAACCCCGAGACCAGTGGGAATGGCGGGCCTTGAACCAGGCAGCACGGGAGTTGTTGCTGGCCCAGTCGTCGGATTGGGCGTTTATTATGCGCACGGGGACGATGGTGCCCTATGCCGTCAAACGCACCCGCTCCCATCTCCAGCGCTTTAACCGTCTGTATGAGGAGATCAAGGCGGGGAAAATTGACCGGGAGTGGCTGGTCAAGTTGGAACAAATGGACAATATCTTTCCTCATATCAACTACCGGGTGTACCGCCCGTTGGACTAG
- the accD gene encoding acetyl-CoA carboxylase, carboxyltransferase subunit beta, which translates to MSLFDWFANRPKAAPLSQEQQQREIADGLWTKCPACGALTYTKDLHLNNQVCPECGYHHPVSSQERIKQLMDADTWQPINEHLLPTDPLHFVDRKPYSERLREMQLKTGLKDAIQTGLGQIEGIPVALGVMDFNFMGGSMGSVVGEKIARLVETATQSRLPVILVCASGGARMQEGMLSLMQMAKTAAALGRHRQARLLYISVLTHPTTGGVTASFAMLGDLILAEPKALIGFAGRRVIEQTLREKLPDNFQTAEYLLQHGFVDMIVPRTRLKKVLGQLLRLHSPVPQIPGHRYATPGFLLS; encoded by the coding sequence ATGAGCTTGTTTGACTGGTTTGCCAACCGACCCAAGGCAGCACCCCTGAGCCAGGAACAGCAGCAGCGGGAAATTGCCGACGGCCTGTGGACCAAATGCCCTGCCTGCGGTGCCCTGACCTACACCAAAGATTTGCACCTGAATAACCAAGTCTGTCCCGAATGCGGCTACCATCACCCGGTGAGCAGCCAGGAGCGCATCAAACAACTCATGGACGCCGACACCTGGCAACCCATCAACGAACACCTCCTGCCAACGGACCCCCTGCACTTTGTGGACCGCAAGCCCTACAGCGAGCGCCTGCGGGAAATGCAACTCAAGACGGGCCTGAAGGACGCCATCCAAACGGGGTTAGGGCAGATCGAAGGGATACCGGTGGCCCTGGGGGTGATGGACTTCAACTTCATGGGCGGTAGTATGGGGTCGGTGGTGGGGGAAAAAATTGCCCGCCTGGTGGAAACGGCCACCCAAAGTCGCCTGCCCGTGATCCTGGTTTGTGCCTCCGGGGGCGCCCGCATGCAAGAGGGGATGCTGAGTCTCATGCAAATGGCCAAAACCGCCGCCGCCTTGGGACGCCACCGGCAAGCCCGCTTACTTTACATCAGCGTACTGACCCATCCGACCACCGGGGGGGTCACCGCCAGCTTTGCCATGCTAGGGGATTTGATCCTGGCCGAACCCAAGGCGTTGATCGGATTTGCCGGGCGGCGGGTCATTGAACAAACCCTGCGGGAAAAGCTGCCCGACAACTTCCAGACGGCAGAATACCTATTGCAACACGGGTTTGTGGATATGATCGTGCCGCGCACTCGCCTGAAAAAAGTCCTGGGGCAACTGCTGCGTTTACACAGCCCTGTGCCCCAAATCCCCGGTCATCGCTATGCGACCCCCGGATTCCTGCTAAGCTAA
- the psbV gene encoding photosystem II cytochrome c-550 yields the protein MIRMCLWLLVTIWLGWSWLTPVWAVELDAATRTVPLNDKGDMVTLSLQEVQRGKRLFNAKCATCHAGGITKTNPAVGLDPESLALATPPRNNIEALVDYMKNPTSYDGLTSIAETHPSIASADIYPKMRDLTEDDLYAIAGHILIQPKIRGVQWGGGKVHY from the coding sequence ATGATTAGAATGTGCCTGTGGCTGTTGGTCACCATCTGGCTGGGGTGGAGCTGGCTGACGCCGGTGTGGGCTGTCGAGCTGGACGCCGCCACCCGCACGGTTCCCCTGAACGATAAGGGCGATATGGTCACTTTGAGCCTCCAGGAGGTGCAGCGGGGCAAACGCCTGTTTAACGCCAAATGCGCCACCTGTCATGCGGGGGGGATTACCAAAACCAACCCGGCGGTGGGGTTAGACCCGGAATCCCTGGCCCTGGCCACGCCGCCGCGCAATAATATCGAGGCCCTGGTAGACTATATGAAAAACCCCACCAGTTACGACGGTTTAACCTCCATTGCGGAAACTCATCCCAGTATCGCCAGTGCCGATATTTATCCCAAAATGCGCGATTTAACCGAGGATGACCTGTACGCCATTGCCGGGCACATTCTGATTCAACCGAAAATCCGGGGGGTCCAGTGGGGCGGCGGCAAGGTGCACTACTAG
- the psbV2 gene encoding photosystem II cytochrome PsbV2, with product MLLVWWLGAVPPVWAARIDPYVQRYLQADNPVALPADASGTLRTFTAADLSVGKRLFEKNCLNCHVGGATLPNPRVSLSLTDLKGATPPRDNIAALMAFMRSPRSYDGREESYTCRALPPESVPDGALAQLAAFILRAAQVAPGWGSKDL from the coding sequence GTGCTGCTGGTCTGGTGGTTAGGGGCGGTGCCACCGGTTTGGGCCGCCCGCATCGACCCCTATGTCCAGCGTTACCTCCAGGCGGATAATCCCGTGGCCCTCCCGGCGGACGCCAGTGGCACGTTACGGACCTTTACGGCTGCTGACCTGAGCGTGGGCAAACGGTTGTTCGAAAAAAACTGCCTGAACTGCCACGTGGGGGGCGCCACCCTCCCTAACCCCCGGGTGTCCCTTTCCCTAACCGACCTCAAGGGCGCCACCCCCCCGCGGGACAACATCGCGGCCTTGATGGCCTTTATGCGCTCACCCCGCAGTTACGACGGCCGGGAGGAAAGCTATACCTGTCGCGCTTTGCCCCCCGAGAGCGTGCCCGACGGGGCCTTAGCCCAGTTAGCAGCCTTTATCCTCCGGGCAGCTCAGGTGGCGCCGGGCTGGGGGAGTAAGGACCTCTAG
- the grxD gene encoding Grx4 family monothiol glutaredoxin produces the protein MKPETRDRIESLIKNNKIMVFMKGTKLMPQCGFSNNVVQILNALGAVYETFDVLSDEEIRQGIKEYSNWPTIPQVYINGEFIGGSDIMIEMYQSGELQEKIAVAMAS, from the coding sequence ATGAAACCGGAAACCCGCGACCGGATTGAATCCCTAATCAAGAACAACAAGATCATGGTTTTTATGAAGGGAACTAAACTGATGCCCCAGTGCGGCTTTTCCAACAATGTGGTGCAGATTTTGAACGCGTTGGGCGCTGTTTACGAAACTTTTGATGTGCTCAGCGACGAGGAAATCCGGCAAGGGATCAAGGAATACAGCAATTGGCCCACCATTCCCCAGGTGTATATCAACGGGGAATTCATCGGTGGATCGGACATCATGATTGAGATGTACCAATCCGGGGAACTCCAGGAAAAGATCGCGGTGGCGATGGCCTCCTAG